A genomic window from Chelonoidis abingdonii isolate Lonesome George chromosome 26, CheloAbing_2.0, whole genome shotgun sequence includes:
- the LOC116830371 gene encoding uncharacterized protein LOC116830371, producing the protein MSSSPEEPPRPSSSGPAKLCFAEDSPALLPGSGLLAGRARPQDPASPPVGAPARRKREFTPEDKKDDGYWDKRKKNNEAAKRSREKRRVNDLALESRVLALLEENARLKAELLALKFRFGLIREPAEPPRPAAAPAPYPYPLGTEPLPAPRYGRPFQPEPGGGYSEDSGFSTPGSSSMGSPVFFEERDGFEGHCLVPEAPGEVGEVGRGGRYDPAGDAVKSLPHKLRFKMAGGPEEMGVEAQAPYAPSPPAGDWRGGTAGGEDQRNGAAVSGVGAAPFGGCYGTGGSPPLPLQEPGYPTENGALRSQLASLSAEVAQLKKFFSEQILVKMN; encoded by the coding sequence ATGAGCTCATCCCCAGAGGAGCCGCCTCGCCCGTCCTCGTCAGGTCCAGCCAAGCTCTGCTTCGCCGAGGATTCCCCGGCCCTGCTGCCGGGCAGCGGGCTGCTGGCGGGGAGGGCCAGGCCCCAGGACCCGGCCAGCCCGCCCGTGGGGGCCCCGGCCCGGCGCAAGCGGGAGTTCACCCCGGAGGACAAGAAGGACGACGGCTACTGGGACAAGCGCAAGAAGAACAACGAGGCGGCCAAGCGCTCACGAGAGAAGCGGCGCGTCAACGACCTGGCGCTGGAGAGCCGGGTGCTGGCGCTGCTGGAGGAGAACGCCCGGCTCAAGgccgagctcctggccctcaaGTTCCGCTTCGGCCTCATCCGTGAGCCGGCTGAGCCCCCGAGGCCTGCCGCTGCACCCGCCCCCTACCCGTACCCGCTGGGCACCGAGCCCCTGCCAGCACCACGCTACGGCCGCCCCTTCCAGCCGGAGCCGGGGGGGGGGTACTCCGAGGACTCCGGGTTCTCCACGCCCGGCAGCTCCAGCATGGGCAGCCCCGTCTTCTTTGAGGAGCGGGACGGGTTTGAGGGGCACTGCCTGGTGCCCGAGGCCCCCGGGGAAGTGGGAGAGGTAGGCCGGGGAGGGCGCTATGACCCGGCAGGGGATGCTGTCAAGAGCCTGCCCCACAAGCTGCGCTTCAAGATGGCCGGGGGGCCCGAGGAGATGGGGGTCGAGGCCCAGGCCCCTTATGCCCCATCGCCACCCGCCGGGGACTGGCgggggggcacagctggaggggaGGACCAAAGGAACGGGGCAGCAGTGtcaggggtgggggctgcgcCGTTTGGGGGGTGCTATGGCACTGGGGGGTcaccccccctcccactccaggaGCCTGGGTACCCGACAGAGAACGGTGCCCTCCGGAGCCAGCTGGCATCGCTGTCGGCCGAGGTGGCTCAGCTGAAGAAGTTCTTCTCCGAACAGATCCTGGTCAAGATGAActga